From a single Micromonospora sp. WMMD1102 genomic region:
- a CDS encoding MaoC/PaaZ C-terminal domain-containing protein codes for MAGFDESVVGRWSDERWFEVTPEGVAAYAEAVGGPSPVYAVVPAMELVFAVAATAAPAELRARVVHGQQDLFFHRPLPTGDKVTVRAALLGLHGKRSGTVATIGVQTRDAGGELLNEQYVTEFYRGVPSDLAVGRAAPALPAEPPAGEPVRTVDRALPADLPRRYADASGDRNPIHLDDDVARAAGLPGVIVHGLASLAIAGQTVLRAGANLSRLSCRFTRPIVPGDTLRTLVWADGPGYRFECLDRSGARVLGAGLAEM; via the coding sequence ATGGCCGGATTCGACGAGTCGGTGGTGGGCCGGTGGAGCGACGAGCGGTGGTTCGAGGTCACTCCCGAGGGCGTGGCCGCGTACGCCGAGGCCGTCGGCGGTCCCTCGCCGGTCTACGCGGTCGTCCCGGCGATGGAACTGGTCTTCGCGGTCGCCGCGACCGCGGCCCCGGCCGAGCTGCGGGCCCGGGTGGTGCACGGCCAGCAGGACCTGTTCTTCCACCGTCCGCTGCCGACCGGCGACAAGGTGACGGTACGCGCCGCCCTCCTCGGCCTGCACGGCAAGCGCAGCGGCACGGTGGCCACCATCGGGGTGCAGACCCGGGACGCGGGCGGCGAACTGCTCAACGAGCAGTACGTCACCGAGTTCTACCGGGGTGTCCCGAGTGACCTGGCGGTGGGCCGGGCCGCCCCCGCGCTGCCGGCCGAGCCGCCGGCCGGCGAGCCGGTCCGCACCGTCGACCGCGCACTTCCCGCCGACCTGCCCCGCCGGTACGCCGACGCGTCCGGCGACCGCAACCCGATCCACCTGGACGACGACGTCGCCCGGGCGGCCGGGCTGCCCGGGGTCATCGTGCACGGGCTGGCCAGTCTCGCCATCGCCGGCCAGACCGTGCTGCGGGCCGGCGCCAACCTCTCCCGGCTGAGCTGCCGGTTCACCAGGCCGATCGTCCCGGGTGACACGCTGCGCACCCTGGTCTGGGCGGACGGGCCGGGATACCGCTTCGAGTGCCTGGACCGGTCCG